A window from Thiosulfatimonas sediminis encodes these proteins:
- a CDS encoding DnaJ C-terminal domain-containing protein — protein sequence MSKDYYQILGVSRAASDAEIKKAYRKLAAQHHPDKKTGNEAKFKEISEAYETLSDAEKRSMYDQFGSDYQNTGRGGFGGADFGDIFGDMFGGGGFGGPRQARPRKGEDQHIKVMLTLEEAISGAERTINVEVGNKDSRSYAYDTKPIKVRIPAGVLQDQKIRVKEKGYQGSNGGANGDVIIEINLQKHPDFRVEGNDVYIDLPITPWEAALGAKVDIPTLQGAVRMSIAAGTQSGSKMRIKGRGLGKEPGNQYVVVQIYTPPAETPQQRALYEQMAELMADYNPRQKAVMVD from the coding sequence ATGAGTAAAGATTATTATCAAATACTTGGCGTTTCGCGCGCGGCGAGCGATGCGGAAATTAAAAAAGCCTATCGTAAACTGGCCGCTCAGCATCATCCGGATAAAAAGACCGGTAATGAAGCCAAATTTAAGGAGATTTCCGAAGCTTATGAAACTTTAAGCGATGCGGAAAAGCGCAGTATGTATGATCAGTTTGGTTCTGACTATCAAAACACGGGTAGAGGTGGTTTTGGTGGTGCAGACTTTGGTGATATTTTCGGCGATATGTTTGGTGGTGGCGGTTTTGGTGGGCCTCGTCAAGCGCGACCACGCAAGGGTGAAGATCAGCACATTAAAGTGATGTTGACTTTGGAAGAAGCCATTAGCGGTGCAGAGCGTACCATTAATGTTGAAGTTGGCAACAAAGATTCGCGCAGCTATGCCTATGACACCAAGCCGATTAAGGTACGCATCCCTGCTGGCGTTCTGCAAGACCAGAAAATTCGCGTTAAAGAGAAAGGGTATCAAGGCAGTAATGGCGGGGCAAACGGCGATGTGATTATTGAAATCAATTTGCAAAAGCACCCTGATTTTCGGGTAGAGGGCAATGATGTGTATATTGATTTGCCGATTACCCCTTGGGAAGCGGCCTTAGGTGCGAAAGTGGATATCCCAACGCTGCAAGGTGCGGTGCGGATGTCGATCGCTGCCGGTACTCAATCAGGTTCCAAAATGCGTATCAAAGGGCGTGGTTTAGGCAAAGAGCCGGGTAATCAGTATGTGGTGGTGCAAATTTATACACCGCCTGCTGAAACGCCTCAACAGCGAGCGCTGTATGAACAGATGGCCGAACTTATGGCCGATTATAATCCGCGTCAAAAAGCCGTTATGGTTGATTAA
- a CDS encoding ABC transporter permease, with translation MRFIKQQSLHAAMIPVINMLVAAGIISLPGMMTGQILAGADPVEAVKYQIMIMLLIATSTAAGTMIAVEMAARRLFDARQRLQLDGLIKAKK, from the coding sequence ATGAGGTTTATTAAACAACAGAGCTTGCACGCGGCGATGATTCCGGTGATTAATATGCTGGTTGCTGCTGGAATTATCTCTTTGCCGGGGATGATGACGGGTCAAATTCTGGCCGGTGCTGACCCGGTTGAAGCGGTTAAATACCAAATTATGATTATGCTATTGATTGCAACATCAACCGCTGCAGGGACGATGATAGCCGTTGAAATGGCGGCACGACGATTGTTTGATGCGCGTCAGAGATTACAGCTAGATGGATTGATTAAGGCAAAGAAATAG
- a CDS encoding TlpA disulfide reductase family protein, translated as MKKSIHWLVLCCLWLVNQSVWAQAVEWQQSVFAIGEVEIPLHRAQPMSEVRAQILWVPSEYGLLEEERKLAHQLAQKGIAVTLINPYEPLFLAPTPSAFEQIPVDWIGALIADMQHLDLPLWLVAPNKAGVLALKALENRQLDTATRFIGLLLLNPNLYLNTPEPGKPAEFWPQVTNANLPISVVQGELTSLRWRLPELQQGLAQQGSDVFIQLLPAVRDRFYFRPDAVTLEKQMAEGLSARLLEAMRWQLPYLAQARQLRQASVVAQPKAQRSLQLQAYQGKQNLPLALQTLTGERIDLEAQLGKVVLLNFWASWCPPCVHEMPSMAMLKQSLQGKPFEILAVNLGESPQAIAEFAKQHPLNFPILLDPHGEAVKDWQVFAYPSSYLIDAHGQVRYALFGATDWMAEHHLKRIEQLLDAVQ; from the coding sequence ATGAAAAAAAGCATTCATTGGTTGGTTTTGTGTTGTCTGTGGTTGGTCAATCAGAGCGTTTGGGCGCAAGCGGTGGAATGGCAGCAATCGGTTTTTGCGATTGGCGAAGTCGAAATTCCGCTGCATCGAGCGCAGCCTATGAGCGAAGTGCGTGCCCAAATTCTATGGGTGCCGTCTGAATATGGCTTACTTGAAGAAGAGCGTAAATTAGCGCACCAATTGGCGCAAAAGGGTATTGCAGTCACCTTAATCAATCCTTATGAGCCTTTATTTTTAGCGCCTACGCCGAGTGCCTTTGAGCAAATTCCTGTTGATTGGATTGGTGCTTTAATCGCGGATATGCAACACCTGGATTTACCGCTTTGGTTAGTTGCGCCGAATAAAGCGGGTGTTTTAGCATTAAAGGCACTTGAGAACAGACAGTTAGACACAGCAACGCGTTTTATCGGTTTATTATTGCTTAACCCCAATTTGTATTTGAATACCCCTGAGCCGGGTAAGCCAGCCGAATTTTGGCCACAAGTGACGAATGCGAATCTACCCATATCGGTGGTGCAGGGCGAATTAACCTCGCTGCGTTGGCGTTTGCCGGAATTACAGCAGGGCTTGGCACAACAGGGAAGCGATGTGTTTATCCAATTATTGCCGGCAGTGCGCGATCGTTTTTATTTTCGGCCGGATGCCGTGACTCTGGAAAAACAGATGGCGGAAGGCTTAAGCGCTCGTTTGCTGGAAGCGATGCGTTGGCAGCTTCCCTATCTGGCACAAGCTCGTCAATTGCGGCAGGCAAGTGTGGTGGCGCAGCCAAAAGCGCAGCGTTCGTTGCAGTTGCAAGCCTATCAAGGTAAGCAAAATTTGCCGCTGGCGCTACAAACCTTAACTGGGGAGCGCATCGACTTGGAGGCTCAGTTGGGTAAAGTCGTGCTGTTGAATTTCTGGGCCAGTTGGTGTCCGCCGTGTGTACATGAAATGCCGTCGATGGCGATGCTTAAACAAAGTTTGCAAGGAAAACCATTTGAGATTTTGGCGGTTAATCTTGGCGAATCGCCACAAGCGATTGCTGAATTTGCCAAGCAACATCCGCTTAATTTTCCGATTCTGCTGGACCCGCATGGAGAAGCGGTCAAGGATTGGCAGGTTTTTGCTTATCCGAGTAGTTATCTCATCGATGCGCATGGTCAAGTTCGTTATGCCTTATTTGGCGCGACGGATTGGATGGCTGAGCATCATTTAAAGCGGATTGAACAACTGCTCGATGCGGTTCAATAA
- a CDS encoding ABC transporter ATP-binding protein produces MDSFFTISDLHTPGMRKPVSWQIDAGQLWLLFGPSGSGKSRLLKAIADLIDHHGTAILQQQDCAKMGAPQWRRQVMYFPAETAWWLDTVVEHFEQTPSAQDLAQIGLPQSILHAQIDQLSSGEKQRLALLRGLQFKPKILLLDETSANLDPVSTLQVEQLVQAYLQQQQAAAIWISHDIAQRERLACPTYCCSIEALYTLEA; encoded by the coding sequence ATGGACAGTTTTTTCACGATTTCTGATTTACATACACCGGGTATGCGCAAACCCGTGTCTTGGCAAATTGATGCGGGTCAGCTCTGGTTGCTGTTTGGTCCGTCCGGCAGCGGTAAGTCGCGTTTGCTTAAAGCGATCGCGGATTTAATCGACCACCATGGGACAGCGATTTTACAGCAGCAGGATTGCGCCAAAATGGGAGCGCCGCAATGGCGTCGGCAAGTGATGTATTTCCCAGCTGAAACCGCTTGGTGGCTAGATACCGTTGTCGAGCATTTCGAGCAGACACCGAGCGCGCAAGACTTGGCTCAAATAGGCTTGCCGCAGAGTATTTTGCACGCGCAGATTGATCAATTATCGAGCGGTGAAAAGCAACGTTTAGCCTTATTGCGCGGTCTGCAATTTAAGCCCAAGATACTGTTGTTGGATGAGACCAGTGCGAATTTGGATCCCGTCAGTACCTTGCAAGTAGAGCAGTTGGTTCAGGCCTATTTGCAGCAACAGCAAGCCGCGGCCATCTGGATCAGTCACGATATTGCTCAACGTGAACGTCTTGCCTGCCCAACTTATTGTTGCTCGATCGAGGCACTTTATACGCTGGAGGCTTAA
- a CDS encoding ABC transporter permease translates to MQTEMILISYWDLAILSLLVMLMGIVLWLHGFSHVGQYYWANIRTVAQLSLMGVWLSWVFNADNPLWVALVGLIMLLAAGYEIAKRQQYRFARYRSVLSPWDTAPKSR, encoded by the coding sequence ATGCAGACGGAAATGATTTTAATCAGCTATTGGGATTTGGCCATTTTGTCGCTCTTGGTCATGCTGATGGGGATAGTCTTGTGGTTGCACGGTTTTAGCCATGTCGGACAGTATTATTGGGCAAACATTCGTACCGTGGCACAGTTGTCTTTGATGGGGGTTTGGCTGAGTTGGGTATTTAACGCCGATAACCCGCTGTGGGTGGCTCTGGTCGGCTTGATTATGCTGCTCGCCGCCGGTTACGAAATTGCCAAGCGCCAGCAATACCGGTTTGCTCGATACCGCAGTGTCCTATCGCCTTGGGATACAGCGCCAAAGAGTCGATGA
- a CDS encoding TonB-dependent receptor: protein MMRLNKLTLALTVACGAPLSVAYAQETTVLEKITVSASPIHQHEVFDVPSQVDSVSGQAKAQLESGSLGEMLANMPGVNNLSAGAQSGKPVIRGMTGERVKVLSNGASTDYQAYGTRHLPNIDPYLAERIEVIRGPQSVLYGSEALGGVVNVLAPQMPFSQAAQGEADIEYNSNNNETHLGVKMGSGSDKFALTVGASMRKGDNYRVPFAATAVNPVPNPGGSPAPDSRPLFIGEVPFTNFQTRAANIGLGYREDWGQVTLRHSVWRSKQNYLGVESEDGGEFEPLAAGQILENQETQLAAEVFADDWVIKPSWVYTVNDREASHDLPYESMAEDKGTDHYLDLQVVRHDWKLAAEHPNIGDFEGEIGVEVTRKEQRLLSGHLTPSADVDKQAVYLFEEADYERWLVQFGARYDWHKVAAPLDGNNEHFVEAGVFDGTNNTRDFAVWSGSLGATYRLTEEWSLAGNVARGFRAPSIFELYAGGEHGGVQAYQIGNPDLQAEIALNTDLSLRWDNGTTQMVLTAYQNRVDNYIYLANTGNYRCSEAGQESGACTENTVSSEPGAGLIPEMQAEQTDALIRGVEFNLEHRWNRRFQSALAVEWIQGRDQNQARDLPLIPANNLFVKNSFYAADWQALKQQQWTLETKLVASKDSAGAYEPFSQFDGMTIGTASTKGYALWNLRYSAQIATQGKEKVQLNFAVENLFDRAYVDFLDTYKGYTLAQGRNLKLNLRVDF from the coding sequence ATGATGCGATTAAATAAATTAACGCTGGCACTGACCGTAGCCTGCGGTGCTCCGCTGTCGGTGGCTTATGCCCAAGAAACAACCGTTTTAGAAAAAATCACTGTGTCGGCCTCGCCGATTCATCAACACGAAGTCTTTGACGTGCCATCGCAAGTGGACAGTGTTAGTGGTCAAGCCAAAGCGCAGCTAGAAAGTGGCTCGCTCGGGGAGATGCTGGCGAATATGCCGGGGGTGAATAATTTATCGGCAGGAGCACAGTCCGGTAAACCGGTGATTCGAGGAATGACCGGCGAGCGCGTTAAGGTGCTGTCGAATGGAGCAAGTACGGATTATCAAGCTTACGGCACGCGTCACTTGCCGAACATTGATCCGTATTTGGCAGAGCGTATTGAAGTGATTCGTGGGCCGCAAAGTGTTCTTTATGGTTCTGAGGCTTTGGGCGGTGTGGTCAATGTTCTAGCGCCACAAATGCCTTTTTCGCAAGCGGCGCAAGGCGAAGCGGATATCGAGTACAACAGTAATAATAACGAAACCCATTTGGGCGTGAAAATGGGGTCTGGCAGTGATAAGTTTGCGCTAACCGTTGGCGCCTCGATGCGTAAGGGCGATAACTACCGCGTGCCATTTGCCGCTACGGCGGTAAATCCCGTGCCTAATCCAGGGGGAAGTCCTGCGCCAGACAGCCGCCCGCTGTTTATCGGTGAAGTGCCGTTTACCAATTTTCAAACGCGTGCGGCGAATATCGGTTTAGGTTATCGCGAAGACTGGGGGCAAGTGACCTTGCGTCATTCTGTTTGGCGATCTAAGCAAAACTATTTGGGCGTTGAATCAGAAGATGGTGGTGAATTTGAGCCTTTAGCGGCAGGTCAGATTTTGGAAAACCAAGAGACGCAACTGGCGGCTGAAGTGTTTGCTGACGACTGGGTTATCAAACCGAGCTGGGTCTATACCGTGAATGACCGCGAGGCATCGCATGATTTACCGTATGAGAGCATGGCCGAGGACAAAGGTACTGATCATTATCTGGATTTGCAAGTGGTCCGTCATGACTGGAAATTGGCCGCTGAACACCCGAATATCGGTGATTTCGAGGGCGAGATTGGGGTTGAAGTGACGCGTAAAGAACAGCGTTTGTTGAGCGGGCATTTAACCCCTAGCGCCGATGTTGATAAACAGGCGGTTTATCTGTTTGAAGAAGCGGATTATGAGCGTTGGTTAGTGCAGTTTGGCGCGCGTTACGATTGGCATAAAGTGGCTGCGCCATTGGATGGCAACAATGAACATTTTGTTGAAGCCGGGGTGTTTGACGGGACGAACAATACGCGTGATTTTGCCGTTTGGTCGGGTTCGCTTGGGGCGACGTATCGTTTAACCGAAGAATGGAGTTTGGCTGGTAATGTCGCACGCGGTTTCCGTGCGCCAAGTATTTTTGAGTTGTATGCGGGCGGTGAGCATGGCGGCGTTCAGGCTTATCAAATCGGTAATCCAGATTTGCAGGCGGAAATAGCATTGAATACCGATCTGTCCTTACGTTGGGATAATGGAACCACGCAAATGGTGCTGACGGCCTATCAAAATAGGGTGGACAACTACATTTATTTGGCGAATACGGGGAACTACCGCTGTAGTGAAGCGGGTCAAGAAAGTGGTGCTTGTACTGAAAATACGGTCAGTAGCGAACCTGGTGCGGGCTTAATTCCAGAAATGCAGGCTGAACAGACGGATGCGTTAATTCGCGGTGTGGAATTTAATCTTGAGCATCGTTGGAATCGCCGATTCCAATCGGCGTTGGCTGTGGAGTGGATTCAAGGTCGTGACCAAAATCAAGCACGTGACTTACCTTTGATTCCGGCCAATAATCTGTTTGTCAAAAACAGTTTTTATGCAGCGGATTGGCAGGCATTAAAACAGCAGCAATGGACGCTGGAAACCAAATTGGTCGCCAGTAAGGATTCAGCGGGTGCTTATGAACCGTTTTCGCAGTTTGATGGTATGACCATCGGCACGGCGTCAACTAAGGGCTATGCTTTGTGGAATCTGCGTTATAGCGCGCAAATCGCTACCCAAGGTAAAGAAAAGGTGCAGTTGAATTTTGCGGTGGAGAATCTGTTTGACCGCGCTTATGTGGATTTCTTGGATACCTATAAAGGTTATACCTTGGCACAAGGGCGTAATTTGAAACTCAATCTGCGGGTTGATTTTTAA